A region from the Riemerella anatipestifer genome encodes:
- a CDS encoding permease-like cell division protein FtsX, with the protein MKQRLQTLIVLFFVISLNAQSSNWIEIKKNYFQKVIIENSKEFLAQNDSLEISTFEVEEMTGKTESFEFGKFLFGEKIVFEDLKSKLEIKDFNPNLKKNSEYLIKIDIPKAKALEYNIYLKDSTKIEELNNLKEFLKENFQPQKIIYISKEDATKEAKKQLGITTDLFEENIFPASIKITTKNRINLKELKEKYPEIIDDITSNEPQIKSMTLKIKT; encoded by the coding sequence ATGAAACAACGTCTACAAACACTTATTGTATTATTTTTCGTAATTTCTTTAAATGCTCAGAGTTCAAATTGGATTGAAATCAAGAAAAATTATTTTCAAAAAGTTATTATTGAGAATTCAAAGGAATTCTTGGCACAAAATGACAGTCTTGAAATATCAACATTCGAGGTTGAAGAAATGACAGGAAAAACCGAAAGTTTTGAATTTGGAAAATTTTTATTTGGTGAAAAAATAGTTTTTGAAGATTTAAAATCAAAATTAGAAATAAAAGATTTTAATCCTAACCTTAAAAAAAACTCTGAATATTTAATCAAAATTGATATTCCGAAAGCAAAAGCCCTTGAGTATAATATTTATTTAAAAGACTCAACAAAAATTGAAGAATTAAATAATCTCAAGGAATTTTTAAAAGAAAATTTTCAACCACAAAAAATAATTTATATTTCTAAAGAAGATGCTACAAAAGAAGCAAAAAAACAACTTGGAATAACTACAGATTTATTTGAAGAAAATATTTTTCCTGCAAGTATTAAAATCACTACAAAAAACCGTATTAATCTCAAAGAATTAAAAGAAAAATATCCAGAAATAATTGACGATATAACAAGTAATGAACCGCAAATTAAGTCAATGACTTTAAAAATAAAAACTTAA